In Phlebotomus papatasi isolate M1 chromosome 1, Ppap_2.1, whole genome shotgun sequence, the following proteins share a genomic window:
- the LOC129806033 gene encoding integumentary mucin C.1-like, translating into MRNFITVPTLLCLIIAALVIRLVDSTCNVCSPTSNISCESETQFRLCSDGLPDANSPLFNCATGTVCNSDTTQYCATGAVPSCQACGTCTADGRFACTGLNTFALCHGGTIPSSDTYTCPINTVCDVNAASPDFCSVDNGSIVTCNPTSTQPPDTTPTTTTTTTTTTSTSTLTPTTSSTTTTPITSTTQSTTTTQSPTDWCADKGTIGRYPHPHDPDCRSYYYCFASEGSLAGSTYICPGTTVFKPDIQQCVTSTTYQCPDYVTTPIP; encoded by the exons atgagaaattttatcaCAGTTCCGACACTCCTGTGTCTCATAATTGCAGCTTTGGTAATTAGATTGGTGGACAGTACGTGCAATGTCTGCTCACCCacttcaaatatttcctgtGAGAGTGAAACACAATTTAGATTGTGCTCTGACG GTCTTCCAGATGCCAATTCACCACTGTTCAATTGTGCCACAGGGACTGTTTGTAATTCAGACACTACACAATATTGTGCGACCGGTGCTGTTCCCAGTTGTCAGGCGTGCGGGACGTGCACAGCTGATGGAAGATTTGCTTGTACGGGATTGAATACGTTCGCCCTGTGCCATGGAGGAACCATCCCTTCGAGCGACACGTACACTTGCCCCATCAATACCGTATGCGATGTCAATGCTGCTTCTCCTGATTTTTGTTCAGTGGACAATGGCAGCATCGTAACATGCAATCCAACATCCACACAACCTCCAG atacaACACCAACAACCACAACGACAACGACAACGACAACTTCAACAAGTACATTGACTCCGACAACATCATCAACTACAACGACTCCTATAACATCAACGACGCAATCAACAACAACAACACAATCGCCAACAGATTGGTGTGCTGATAAGGGTACTATTGGGCGGTATCCTCACCCACATGATCCAGATTGCAGATC GTATTACTATTGCTTTGCCAGTGAAGGATCACTTGCTGGTTCGACCTATATCTGCCCAGGCACAACAGTTTTTAAGCCTGACATTCAGCAATGTGTTACATCCACGACCTACCAATGCCCCGACTATGTAACAACCCCAATTCCGTAA